A window of the Chloroflexus sp. Y-396-1 genome harbors these coding sequences:
- a CDS encoding MraY family glycosyltransferase — translation MLTIFAIAGIPLVAFTITTILVPPLIRLARQEGWVAHPGPRHVHREPTPVVGGLAIIAGLVGALVMSIGVETLDPVLRRSPFEHLRIGLLLLGIALVALISFLDDLYDLPALPRLGVHIVAALIAVGPYAWDHTLYSDALGHPTEARGIILTAFNFPFVNQIHLHNLSPWLAIAATVFWIVGIQNMVNWIDGLDGLAAGVTCIAGMALAIHTLTLDPPQLTVSLLPLALSGACAAFLLYNTHPARIFMGDVGAMTIGYTLGICAIIGGAKLATALLVMGVPLVDMAWLILSRTLHGRSAAQAGRDHLHHRLLDLGLSQRQVVGCYYGLSITFGAIGLFDFFTPLFKLIALLVLAGSIFTVLLLLQPDRKRS, via the coding sequence ATGTTGACAATCTTTGCCATTGCCGGTATTCCACTGGTTGCCTTTACGATCACCACCATCCTCGTTCCGCCGCTGATTCGTTTAGCGCGCCAGGAGGGATGGGTGGCACACCCCGGCCCACGCCATGTCCATCGTGAGCCAACGCCAGTTGTTGGCGGGCTGGCTATAATCGCTGGCCTGGTAGGCGCACTCGTAATGAGTATTGGCGTTGAAACCCTCGATCCCGTACTGCGCCGTTCGCCATTTGAACATCTGCGGATCGGATTGCTGCTTCTGGGGATTGCGCTCGTTGCACTAATCAGTTTTCTTGACGATCTCTACGATCTGCCCGCCTTACCGCGCCTGGGTGTACATATTGTGGCTGCTCTGATCGCCGTCGGCCCTTATGCGTGGGATCACACACTCTACTCTGACGCACTGGGGCATCCTACCGAAGCGCGTGGGATTATTCTGACCGCATTTAATTTCCCCTTCGTCAACCAGATTCATCTGCACAACCTCAGTCCATGGCTAGCGATTGCCGCCACAGTATTCTGGATTGTCGGCATTCAAAATATGGTGAATTGGATCGATGGTCTTGACGGTTTGGCCGCCGGGGTAACCTGTATTGCAGGAATGGCGCTTGCCATTCACACATTAACGCTTGATCCACCACAATTGACGGTTTCCCTCTTGCCGCTGGCCCTGAGCGGCGCTTGTGCAGCGTTTCTGCTCTACAATACGCATCCGGCCCGTATTTTTATGGGTGATGTTGGCGCAATGACAATTGGCTATACCCTGGGTATCTGCGCAATTATTGGGGGCGCCAAATTGGCTACTGCGCTCCTGGTAATGGGTGTACCGCTGGTTGATATGGCGTGGTTGATCCTCTCGCGCACCTTACACGGTCGGTCGGCTGCCCAAGCCGGACGTGACCATCTGCACCACCGTCTGCTCGATCTGGGGTTGAGTCAACGTCAGGTTGTCGGCTGTTACTATGGGCTAAGCATTACATTCGGGGCGATTGGCCTCTTTGATTTCTTCACCCCCTTGTTCAAATTGATCGCCTTGCTCGTCCTGGCTGGATCGATCTTTACCGTTCTCTTGCTCTTACAACCTGACCGCAAACGCAGTTAG
- the upp gene encoding uracil phosphoribosyltransferase, translated as MSSQVFVSRHPLIQHKLALLRSKWTEPKKFRELVREIAQLLFYEATQDLALAPLTVETPLATCAGYEVAERIGIIPILRAGLGMAEAIVDILPTVHVWHLGLYRDHETLQPVTYYNKLPSKPDIDLTIIVDPMLATGGSAVAAVDILKQWGAQRIKFLGLIAAPEGVRALTKAHPDVAIHLAAIDSHLNERGYIVPGLGDAGDRQFGTG; from the coding sequence ATGTCATCACAAGTATTTGTATCACGCCATCCACTCATCCAGCATAAGCTGGCCCTCTTGCGGAGCAAATGGACTGAACCAAAGAAGTTTCGCGAATTGGTGCGCGAAATTGCGCAACTGTTGTTCTACGAAGCTACTCAGGATTTGGCGCTAGCCCCATTAACAGTTGAGACCCCGCTGGCAACCTGTGCTGGCTACGAAGTTGCCGAGCGGATCGGCATCATTCCTATTTTACGCGCCGGTTTGGGAATGGCAGAAGCGATCGTAGACATCTTGCCGACCGTACACGTCTGGCATCTTGGTCTATATCGCGACCACGAGACATTACAACCGGTCACGTACTACAACAAATTACCGAGTAAGCCAGACATCGATCTAACAATTATCGTTGATCCAATGCTGGCAACCGGTGGTTCAGCGGTGGCGGCAGTCGATATTCTGAAGCAGTGGGGAGCACAACGAATCAAGTTTCTGGGGTTGATCGCTGCCCCAGAGGGGGTACGGGCTCTTACCAAAGCACACCCCGATGTAGCAATTCACCTGGCAGCCATCGACAGCCATCTCAACGAGCGTGGGTACATTGTGCCCGGTCTAGGCGATGCCGGTGATCGCCAGTTTGGAACAGGATAA
- a CDS encoding response regulator transcription factor: protein MPLFHRTSQRAADQPPPKRRILVADDDPAIGRLIQTALPTQQYETKVVANGLEALEAFERESFDLIFLDVMMPFVDGFEACERIRAKSDVPIVIITARDGTDDIVHGFRRGADEYITKPFKVAEFVARVEAILRRVDMQKARTAPTFVQVGELTIDVVAHKVTIRGKDVKLTPMEFELLYFLAANAGQVFTREVLFREVWGYEYVGETNLVDVCVRRLREKVEIEPSKPKIIMTVRGVGYKLERV, encoded by the coding sequence ATGCCACTTTTTCATCGCACATCTCAACGTGCTGCCGATCAACCACCGCCGAAGCGTCGGATACTGGTTGCCGATGATGATCCTGCTATCGGGCGCCTGATCCAGACCGCGCTTCCGACCCAACAGTACGAGACAAAGGTGGTGGCGAATGGTTTGGAAGCGCTTGAAGCCTTTGAACGCGAATCCTTCGACCTGATCTTCCTCGATGTGATGATGCCATTCGTCGATGGTTTTGAAGCCTGTGAACGGATTCGAGCCAAGAGTGATGTACCAATCGTGATTATTACCGCACGGGATGGTACTGACGATATTGTGCATGGTTTTCGCCGTGGGGCCGATGAGTATATTACCAAACCGTTCAAAGTAGCCGAATTTGTGGCTCGCGTTGAAGCTATCTTGCGCCGCGTCGATATGCAAAAGGCGCGGACAGCACCTACATTTGTGCAGGTAGGTGAGTTGACCATTGACGTTGTCGCTCATAAGGTTACGATTCGCGGGAAGGACGTCAAGCTAACACCGATGGAGTTTGAACTTCTCTATTTTCTGGCTGCTAATGCCGGTCAGGTGTTTACCCGCGAAGTGCTCTTCCGTGAAGTCTGGGGCTACGAGTACGTTGGTGAAACGAATCTGGTCGATGTCTGTGTCCGTCGTCTGCGCGAAAAAGTGGAAATTGAACCGTCGAAACCAAAAATCATCATGACGGTGCGTGGGGTGGGGTATAAGCTTGAACGGGTGTAA